A section of the Chryseobacterium ginsenosidimutans genome encodes:
- the truA gene encoding tRNA pseudouridine(38-40) synthase TruA, translated as MRYFIEFSYNGKNYFGYQIQPDAISVQEELEKALSTILREEIKTTGAGRTDTGVHAKKIFAHFDTEKVLDNDLPRRLNSFLPPDISIKRIFRVKDDFHARFDATFRTYEYYITLEKNPFTTESAWQHWRRYLDIDKMNEACKILFEYEDFTSFAKLKTDNKTNICKMYKAEWGQNGSELKFTVSANRFLRNMVRAIVGTMVEIGAGKIKPEDLRKVIENKNRNSAGTSAPAHGLYLVDVGYEFEE; from the coding sequence TTGAGATATTTTATTGAGTTTTCTTACAACGGTAAAAATTATTTCGGCTATCAGATCCAGCCGGATGCTATTTCCGTACAGGAAGAATTGGAAAAGGCGCTCTCTACGATTTTAAGAGAAGAAATTAAAACAACAGGAGCAGGAAGAACGGATACAGGAGTTCATGCGAAGAAAATTTTTGCCCATTTTGATACAGAGAAAGTTTTGGATAATGATCTTCCGAGAAGATTGAACAGCTTTCTTCCGCCCGATATTTCTATTAAAAGAATCTTTCGGGTAAAGGATGACTTTCATGCGAGGTTTGATGCCACTTTCAGGACGTATGAATATTATATTACATTAGAAAAAAATCCTTTCACCACAGAATCTGCATGGCAGCACTGGAGAAGGTATTTAGATATCGATAAGATGAATGAAGCCTGTAAGATTTTATTTGAATATGAGGATTTTACAAGTTTTGCTAAATTAAAAACCGACAACAAGACCAATATCTGCAAAATGTACAAAGCAGAATGGGGACAAAACGGGAGCGAATTAAAATTCACCGTTTCTGCAAACCGTTTTCTAAGGAATATGGTACGAGCAATTGTCGGCACAATGGTAGAAATAGGAGCAGGAAAAATAAAACCTGAAGATCTGCGAAAAGTTATCGAGAACAAAAATCGTAATTCTGCAGGAACTTCCGCACCGGCTCACGGATTGTACCTTGTGGATGTCGGGTATGAATTTGAAGAGTAA